One window from the genome of Candidatus Chlorohelix allophototropha encodes:
- a CDS encoding GNAT family N-acetyltransferase: protein MFEQLRQRFGGDPKYKRGSSDIVELTTADVATINLGWNSRFNSSTLRNQLMLYPGLSLRVVGSQDYIIGDLWRRHEEVGHITEVRARTHRKELLESLEAEFRQRKLRAVVVANDEHAENPRFYMDAGYIVLENIIYYDKPDTIVYNSFRGVPLYTIPYNYLMEEDLLIVDHAAFPWLWWNSREEMGFYSKQPDVTIQICYRSEDNKPVGYFGFTMYERWGHLDRLAVTPEFQGMGYGAYQLSVAIKMMEAKGARRVTLSTQLTNHQSQRLYERFGFQRVQNLEYNLIGRWID, encoded by the coding sequence TTGTTCGAGCAATTGCGGCAGCGATTTGGTGGCGACCCAAAATATAAACGCGGCTCATCCGATATCGTAGAATTAACGACAGCAGATGTAGCTACTATAAATTTGGGTTGGAATAGCCGATTTAATAGCTCGACGTTGCGCAATCAATTAATGTTGTATCCGGGTCTCTCTCTGCGAGTAGTCGGCTCACAGGATTATATAATCGGCGATTTATGGAGAAGGCACGAAGAGGTGGGGCATATTACCGAAGTGCGGGCACGTACCCACCGAAAAGAATTACTTGAAAGTTTGGAAGCAGAATTCCGGCAGCGTAAGTTGCGGGCGGTAGTTGTAGCGAATGATGAACATGCCGAGAATCCTCGCTTTTATATGGATGCAGGTTACATAGTCCTGGAGAATATAATTTATTACGACAAACCAGACACTATTGTGTATAACTCCTTCCGGGGTGTACCACTTTATACCATCCCATATAATTATCTGATGGAGGAGGATTTATTAATAGTTGACCATGCTGCATTCCCTTGGTTGTGGTGGAACAGTCGGGAAGAGATGGGCTTCTATTCCAAACAACCCGATGTTACCATTCAAATTTGTTATCGTAGCGAAGACAACAAACCAGTGGGTTATTTTGGATTTACCATGTATGAGCGCTGGGGACACCTAGATCGCTTAGCGGTAACGCCGGAATTTCAGGGGATGGGCTACGGTGCATATCAGCTTTCAGTTGCGATCAAAATGATGGAGGCAAAAGGAGCGCGGCGCGTCACACTCAGCACACAACTTACCAATCATCAATCACAAAGGCTCTATGAAAGATTTGGATTCCAGAGAGTACAGAACCTTGAATACAATCTTATAGGGCGTTGGATCGATTAA
- a CDS encoding peptide ABC transporter substrate-binding protein, with product MRPARLRLSLKKSVGWLLILLVLSQLLLACGEDNKAVTPGITAPVTASTSGVKNTAATTAATATPPRTTNVAVPTPTSPPNLVTSNQTLTLIGGNISTLDPALAGDTVSSFFTRQIFSGLLTLDKDMNPVPDLALAMPDVSADGTVFTFRLRPGLKFHSGAPLTADDIKYSWERAADPKLAVPSLASSLPAANYMNDIVGVKEKLEGKATDIEGIKVLDSLTLQVKTDAPKPFFLAKMTSNTFMVVNKATVSAGFDKPDGSGPFKVIEYRKDEIMRLARNPEYQNGAPNLIQVNILLGSAASNPLTLYEQGKIDFVFTSGNDVERYLDKNNPLSKELVIKPQLDLQYVGFNNRLKPFDDPRIRQAFSLVVDRARIARVMFESRVVKADSILPPGMPGYSGNTGSLSYDINRARDLIAQSSYRSAQNLPKITIYSTGTAMAGLLQQVYQQAFGIEVEVRQPDYKDFQAGLAASQFQIYIDGWAADYPDPENFLRTLLGNGSAYNDSGYNNAEFDNLLKQGDEQRDAQKRLEMYAKAEQIALTDAPILPLYHSVSFLLVKPYVKGLELTSSSILSLKDVYIVK from the coding sequence CGCGACTACGTCTCAGCTTAAAAAAGTCTGTGGGCTGGCTTCTGATCTTATTGGTATTGTCACAATTATTGCTGGCTTGCGGAGAAGATAACAAAGCGGTAACACCGGGCATAACCGCTCCGGTGACTGCATCTACCAGTGGTGTAAAAAATACCGCTGCAACAACCGCTGCTACAGCTACACCACCACGCACCACTAACGTTGCTGTGCCGACTCCTACATCCCCGCCTAATTTGGTAACATCAAACCAGACTTTGACCTTGATCGGTGGGAATATTAGCACCCTTGATCCGGCGCTTGCGGGCGATACTGTTTCTAGTTTCTTTACACGCCAGATTTTTAGTGGGCTACTAACACTCGATAAAGATATGAATCCGGTTCCCGACCTTGCCCTCGCTATGCCGGATGTCAGCGCGGATGGAACTGTCTTTACTTTCCGGTTACGTCCCGGCTTGAAATTCCACAGTGGCGCACCGCTTACTGCCGATGATATTAAATATAGCTGGGAACGCGCCGCCGACCCCAAACTTGCTGTGCCTTCCCTTGCCAGTAGCCTACCCGCCGCCAATTATATGAACGACATCGTGGGAGTAAAAGAAAAACTAGAAGGTAAAGCTACCGATATTGAAGGCATTAAAGTGTTGGATAGCCTTACGTTACAGGTTAAAACCGATGCACCCAAGCCCTTTTTTCTAGCAAAAATGACCTCTAACACCTTTATGGTGGTCAACAAGGCAACAGTAAGCGCAGGGTTTGATAAACCGGATGGCAGCGGACCATTCAAGGTAATCGAATATCGCAAGGATGAAATAATGCGCCTAGCGCGCAACCCAGAATACCAGAATGGCGCACCCAACCTGATACAGGTGAACATTTTGCTGGGGTCAGCGGCTTCAAATCCACTCACCCTATACGAACAGGGCAAAATTGACTTTGTTTTTACCTCCGGAAATGATGTAGAGCGTTATCTCGACAAGAATAATCCGCTGAGTAAAGAACTAGTTATCAAGCCGCAACTCGATTTGCAGTATGTGGGTTTTAATAATCGTCTCAAACCTTTTGATGATCCTCGTATCCGGCAAGCTTTTAGTCTGGTAGTGGATCGGGCGCGTATTGCGCGGGTTATGTTTGAAAGCCGGGTGGTTAAAGCCGATTCGATTTTACCACCGGGAATGCCCGGGTATAGCGGTAACACTGGTTCACTATCTTATGATATTAACCGAGCGCGTGATTTAATCGCCCAATCAAGTTACCGTAGCGCACAGAATCTACCAAAAATTACAATTTATTCTACCGGTACTGCTATGGCGGGGTTACTACAGCAGGTGTACCAACAAGCCTTTGGCATCGAAGTAGAAGTTCGCCAACCGGATTATAAAGATTTTCAAGCTGGTCTGGCAGCAAGCCAATTCCAGATATATATTGATGGTTGGGCTGCGGATTATCCTGATCCTGAAAACTTCCTACGCACTTTGCTTGGTAATGGAAGCGCCTATAACGATAGCGGTTACAATAATGCCGAATTCGATAATTTACTTAAACAGGGCGATGAACAACGCGATGCACAAAAAAGGCTTGAAATGTATGCCAAAGCCGAGCAGATTGCTTTGACAGACGCGCCGATTTTACCGCTCTATCATAGTGTTAGTTTTCTACTCGTAAAACCTTATGTCAAAGGTTTGGAATTAACTTCATCCAGCATACTTAGCCTAAAAGATGTGTATATTGTGAAGTAG